In one Catenulispora sp. MAP5-51 genomic region, the following are encoded:
- a CDS encoding GGDEF domain-containing protein: MNGSDDRDRLPGSSDTLVELKNTGGIRALLTQSERILQESSDADERAVASVMRMSALLDLDDAGQEYLEAEQDALQAVELVAEPVALGLFHTEAAAGSRFNGDWDAALQHLLDGEQALDSAATPTYLSAFAWRALSYCQAWIGLPEAATSSLVRCEEQAVGRWPVLASNLTPRLTAALLLDDIGDTDACVRQLEEIARVVRAEESVEFTTLSFWDKMNASYALARLLVLGGEPGVDPRRLAPPVGPMFPELRKRKVLACMAIAAGRPTAALAFFDSLDVDSEAYAAEHYRLRSIAHSAIGDHAGALAAERQSFRLMSQRLFLIQRSLANRVVRGPDPAMLETTLAGYAAQALTDPLTGLPNRRHLDQRLAELIDSGRPAAVGVLDLDRFKEVNTVHGHIGGDNVLRRVGDILASALRDGDLIARYGGDEFVIILPDTSLSDAHIIGARATALLAAADWNDIAPDTPIGASVGWADIRDHRSATDVINAADVRMYMHKYDDGPSKGQRP; the protein is encoded by the coding sequence GTGAACGGAAGCGACGACCGAGACCGGCTTCCCGGTTCGAGCGACACGCTGGTCGAGCTGAAGAACACCGGTGGCATCCGAGCTTTGCTGACGCAGTCCGAGCGCATACTCCAGGAGTCCAGCGATGCCGATGAGCGCGCTGTGGCTTCGGTAATGCGCATGTCGGCGCTGCTCGACCTCGACGACGCCGGACAGGAGTACCTCGAAGCGGAGCAGGACGCCCTCCAAGCCGTCGAACTTGTCGCCGAGCCTGTGGCATTGGGGCTGTTCCATACAGAGGCTGCTGCCGGTTCCCGGTTCAACGGGGACTGGGACGCGGCCTTGCAGCACCTGCTGGACGGGGAGCAGGCGCTGGACTCAGCGGCGACGCCGACGTATCTGTCCGCATTCGCCTGGCGCGCACTGTCGTACTGCCAAGCCTGGATCGGGCTGCCCGAGGCGGCCACGTCCTCCCTGGTCCGCTGCGAGGAGCAGGCGGTCGGCCGGTGGCCCGTGCTGGCCAGCAATCTGACCCCCAGGCTGACCGCCGCGCTGCTGTTGGACGATATCGGAGACACGGACGCCTGCGTTCGCCAGCTGGAGGAGATCGCACGGGTCGTGCGCGCCGAGGAGTCCGTGGAGTTCACTACCTTGTCGTTCTGGGACAAGATGAACGCCTCCTACGCGCTGGCCCGGCTGCTGGTGCTCGGTGGCGAACCGGGGGTGGATCCGCGAAGGTTGGCACCGCCGGTCGGGCCGATGTTCCCCGAGCTCAGGAAGCGCAAGGTATTGGCGTGCATGGCGATCGCCGCAGGGCGGCCGACAGCGGCGCTGGCCTTCTTCGACTCTCTCGACGTGGACAGCGAAGCATACGCCGCCGAGCACTACCGGCTGCGATCCATCGCCCACTCGGCCATCGGTGACCACGCCGGGGCGCTCGCCGCCGAGCGGCAGTCCTTCCGCCTCATGAGTCAGCGGCTGTTCCTCATCCAGCGTTCCCTGGCCAACCGGGTAGTGCGCGGCCCGGACCCGGCGATGCTGGAGACGACTCTGGCCGGCTACGCGGCGCAGGCGCTGACCGATCCGCTCACGGGGTTGCCGAACCGGCGCCACCTCGACCAGCGGCTGGCCGAGTTGATCGACTCCGGCCGCCCGGCCGCCGTCGGGGTACTGGACCTGGACCGGTTCAAGGAGGTCAACACGGTTCACGGTCACATCGGCGGCGACAACGTCCTGCGCCGGGTCGGCGACATCCTGGCCTCAGCCTTGCGGGACGGGGACCTCATCGCGCGCTACGGCGGAGACGAGTTCGTCATCATCCTTCCCGACACCTCGCTGAGTGACGCCCACATCATCGGCGCCCGTGCCACCGCGCTGCTCGCCGCAGCCGACTGGAACGACATCGCGCCGGACACGCCGATCGGAGCCAGCGTCGGCTGGGCCGACATCCGCGACCACCGCTCGGCCACGGACGTCATCAACGCGGCGGACGTGCGCATGTACATGCACAAGTACGATGACGGTCCTTCAAAAGGGCAAAGGCCGTGA
- a CDS encoding TIM-barrel domain-containing protein, giving the protein MNRSTKPMVAGAAVLTMIGLYLPVSSPDAAHAADPSGPVVDGNARFTVESPTLIRLEYAGDGGFQDRPTFNAVNRSMPATAFTTSVSDDGYRIIKTSALTLRYRENSGPFNAANLSLDLGNGAPAVHPSFPSTCDYGNGCEAEGLTLHGGATIAGNPDSKSDLAPYYSSGFTGNGYVGGFQTTGASINWQVSNVPAAGQYAVQFRYANAAGKDGQTADRAVTLTANGAQTPVDLPPTADWNTWAVSSTTVSLPAGTSSLSLSCGSPSCQSNIDSIAVTSLDASYPTPAASANLGGYRNSLDLLAGPAPVADGILSRNGWYLMDDTDTGLINSDGTVDSRPDHGGQPYQDGYLFGYGNDYKQALKDFHDLTGPAPLLPRSAFGVWYSRWYNYSLADYQNDLLPAFRKNKVPLDQLVTDTDWKSPSPWAGWEFNPSYFPDPKALFDWEKSQGLQPVLNVHSAIGTGDDTYPADPQLQATLDTAGGSLQPHNCDGSGTDTACGLFNLRDPKQEKAYFDLHSTIEQNYGKPLWWLDSSDGETATPDVDVSADTYNSSRYQVHGNALGQRAYTFARIGSNGSNYGDFAPGASLAWAEHRYTMNQTMDIDPTWAMLAFEAKYTAVESAGIGLPYVSHDIGGYGQDSANASNGWDDPDLYARSVQLGAFQPIDRLHSDHGHRLPWEYRDTTDPKYNSPAAADSATKFLRLREQLVPYTYTLAHEATIDGLPMVRALYLNWPKYDESYSNPTEYTYGDNVLVAPVTTPGTGTVSTDVWFPPGTWTDYFTGKTYTGPATASVSTTLDTMPVFIKAGGIMPTRTNYVDNDAQNPLDQVTVDVATGGDGQFSVYEDDGTSQTTPANPAPSATTGISYSDAGNTLTINPMAGTYNGAVANRTWTVKFHNVAAAPDQVSVNGGAPAGTSYDADHQVLTVTTASLPTSAGTTVSYSSGTGTGPSGKITGVASKGSNKQTSTMPSSGTVQALDRCLDVNGGSSASGTPVPLDTCDGAAATVRRWTLWSCWGGRNQQWEFVS; this is encoded by the coding sequence ATGAACAGATCGACCAAACCGATGGTGGCAGGCGCCGCCGTCCTGACCATGATCGGGCTGTACCTGCCCGTCAGCTCGCCCGACGCCGCGCACGCGGCGGATCCCAGCGGGCCCGTGGTCGACGGCAATGCCAGGTTCACCGTTGAGTCGCCCACGCTGATCCGGCTGGAGTACGCGGGCGACGGCGGGTTCCAGGACCGCCCGACCTTCAACGCGGTCAACCGGTCCATGCCCGCCACCGCGTTCACCACCTCCGTCTCCGACGACGGCTACCGGATCATCAAGACCTCGGCGCTGACGCTCCGGTACCGAGAGAACTCCGGCCCGTTCAACGCGGCCAACCTGAGTTTGGACCTCGGCAACGGCGCTCCGGCCGTCCATCCCAGCTTTCCCAGCACCTGCGACTACGGCAACGGTTGCGAGGCAGAAGGGCTGACCCTGCACGGCGGCGCCACCATCGCCGGCAACCCAGACTCGAAGTCCGATCTGGCTCCTTACTACTCCAGCGGCTTCACCGGCAACGGATACGTCGGCGGTTTCCAGACGACCGGCGCCTCGATCAACTGGCAGGTGTCGAACGTCCCGGCAGCAGGCCAGTACGCGGTGCAGTTCCGGTACGCCAACGCCGCAGGTAAGGACGGGCAGACCGCGGACCGGGCCGTCACCCTGACGGCCAACGGCGCCCAAACCCCCGTGGACCTGCCGCCTACTGCGGACTGGAACACCTGGGCGGTCTCCAGCACCACTGTGTCCCTGCCGGCCGGGACCTCGTCGCTGTCCCTTTCATGTGGTTCGCCCTCGTGTCAGAGCAACATCGACTCGATCGCCGTCACCTCGCTCGACGCGTCCTATCCGACTCCCGCCGCGTCCGCCAACCTCGGCGGCTACCGCAACTCGCTGGACCTGCTGGCCGGTCCCGCACCGGTGGCCGACGGGATCCTGTCGCGCAACGGCTGGTACCTGATGGATGACACCGACACCGGATTGATCAACTCCGACGGTACGGTCGATTCGCGCCCGGACCACGGCGGACAGCCGTATCAGGACGGCTACCTGTTCGGCTACGGCAACGACTACAAGCAGGCGCTGAAGGACTTCCACGACCTGACGGGGCCGGCGCCGCTGTTGCCCCGCTCGGCGTTCGGGGTCTGGTACAGCCGCTGGTACAACTACAGTCTGGCGGACTATCAGAACGACCTGCTCCCGGCCTTCCGGAAGAACAAGGTCCCGCTCGACCAGTTGGTCACCGACACCGACTGGAAGTCTCCGAGCCCCTGGGCGGGGTGGGAGTTCAATCCCAGCTACTTCCCCGACCCCAAGGCACTGTTCGACTGGGAGAAGTCGCAGGGGCTGCAACCGGTGCTGAACGTCCACTCCGCGATCGGCACGGGCGACGACACGTACCCGGCCGATCCGCAGCTGCAGGCCACGCTGGACACCGCCGGCGGCTCTCTGCAACCGCACAACTGCGACGGGTCCGGGACGGACACGGCCTGCGGGCTGTTCAACCTGCGCGATCCCAAGCAGGAGAAGGCCTACTTCGACCTGCACTCGACCATCGAGCAGAACTACGGCAAGCCGCTGTGGTGGCTGGACAGTTCCGACGGCGAGACCGCCACGCCCGATGTCGACGTCTCCGCGGACACCTACAACTCCTCCCGCTACCAGGTGCACGGCAACGCGCTCGGCCAGCGTGCCTACACCTTCGCCCGGATCGGCAGCAACGGTTCCAACTACGGGGACTTCGCCCCCGGCGCTTCGCTGGCCTGGGCCGAGCACCGGTACACGATGAACCAGACCATGGACATCGACCCGACCTGGGCGATGCTCGCCTTCGAAGCCAAGTACACCGCGGTCGAGAGCGCCGGGATCGGCCTGCCGTATGTCAGCCACGACATCGGCGGATACGGCCAGGACTCTGCGAACGCCTCCAACGGATGGGACGACCCCGATCTGTACGCACGCTCGGTGCAGCTGGGCGCCTTCCAACCGATCGACCGGCTGCACTCCGACCACGGACACCGGCTTCCGTGGGAATACCGTGACACCACGGATCCGAAGTACAACTCGCCCGCGGCGGCGGACTCGGCGACGAAGTTCCTGCGGTTGCGGGAGCAGCTGGTGCCGTACACCTACACGCTTGCGCACGAGGCCACGATCGACGGGCTGCCGATGGTGCGGGCGCTGTACCTGAACTGGCCGAAGTACGACGAGTCGTACAGCAACCCGACCGAGTACACCTACGGCGACAACGTGCTGGTGGCCCCGGTCACCACGCCGGGGACCGGGACGGTGAGCACCGACGTGTGGTTCCCGCCGGGCACGTGGACGGACTACTTCACCGGCAAGACGTACACCGGTCCCGCCACCGCCTCCGTGAGCACCACCCTGGACACCATGCCGGTGTTCATCAAGGCCGGCGGCATCATGCCCACCCGCACCAACTACGTCGACAACGACGCCCAGAATCCGCTGGACCAGGTGACCGTGGACGTGGCGACCGGCGGCGACGGCCAGTTCAGCGTCTATGAGGACGACGGCACCAGCCAGACCACCCCGGCCAACCCGGCGCCGTCGGCCACCACCGGGATCAGCTATAGCGACGCCGGCAACACCCTGACCATCAACCCGATGGCCGGCACGTACAACGGTGCGGTGGCGAACCGGACCTGGACCGTGAAGTTCCACAACGTGGCCGCCGCACCGGACCAGGTCAGCGTCAACGGGGGCGCCCCGGCCGGCACGTCCTACGACGCTGATCACCAGGTGCTCACCGTCACCACGGCCTCGCTGCCGACCTCGGCCGGGACCACTGTCTCGTACAGCTCCGGCACAGGCACAGGCCCGAGCGGGAAGATCACCGGCGTCGCCAGTAAGGGCTCGAACAAGCAGACCTCGACCATGCCCAGTAGCGGAACCGTGCAGGCACTCGACAGGTGCCTGGACGTGAACGGCGGTTCCAGTGCGAGCGGCACACCGGTGCCGCTCGACACCTGCGACGGCGCAGCGGCAACGGTACGCCGCTGGACTCTTTGGAGCTGCTGGGGAGGGCGTAATCAGCAGTGGGAGTTCGTAAGTTGA
- a CDS encoding APC family permease, with protein sequence MSVTEDEPPPASQGFARRIGRVQATAINMSQMVGVGPFITIPLMVVAFGGPQAIIGWICGGILALADGLIWAELGASMPRAGGSYVYLREAFQYRTGRLMPFLFVWTAILFIPLIMSTGIVGFISYLTYLWPSMTHAQGDLVGLALCVLTIAVLWRKIDDIGRLTLVLWGVMLVSVGSLIIASFTDFHAHQAFTWPAHAVDLGASKFWISFALGLSVGVYDYLGYNTTSYMAAEIKNPGRVIPRSVIYSILAVMGIYLLMQVGTLGVVDWHRMLDSNDPASSSLGSLVLETAWGKGAAQAITVLILVTAFTSVMTGLLGGSRVPHDAAHDKVFFAAFGKLHPKHRFPTVSLLTMGVIMAAAFCLSRHAGTSWKTPPLAVLITFLTTVMVIVQSFSQVAALVVLRRRQPTLNRPYKMWLYPIPAIIALAGWAVIYVYADKYSDKYNGPGLHPIEWSLAWVALGAVAFLIWARKEKTWPFGPKDIREGFLGPSNSEPEAAVKEDA encoded by the coding sequence ATGTCCGTCACCGAAGACGAACCGCCCCCGGCAAGCCAGGGCTTCGCCCGCAGGATCGGCCGGGTCCAGGCGACCGCCATCAACATGAGCCAGATGGTGGGTGTCGGCCCGTTCATCACGATCCCGCTGATGGTCGTCGCGTTCGGCGGGCCCCAGGCGATCATCGGCTGGATCTGCGGCGGAATCCTGGCCCTGGCCGACGGCCTGATCTGGGCCGAGCTCGGCGCGTCCATGCCCCGGGCCGGCGGCTCCTACGTCTACCTGCGGGAGGCCTTCCAGTACCGGACCGGCCGGCTGATGCCGTTCCTGTTCGTCTGGACCGCGATCCTGTTCATCCCGCTGATCATGTCCACCGGCATCGTCGGCTTCATCAGTTACCTGACCTACCTGTGGCCGTCGATGACCCACGCCCAGGGCGACCTGGTCGGGCTGGCGCTGTGCGTCCTCACCATCGCCGTCCTGTGGCGCAAGATCGACGACATCGGCCGGCTCACGCTCGTGCTGTGGGGGGTCATGCTGGTCAGCGTCGGCTCACTGATCATCGCCTCCTTCACCGACTTCCACGCGCACCAGGCCTTCACGTGGCCCGCCCACGCTGTCGATCTCGGCGCGAGCAAATTCTGGATCAGCTTCGCCCTGGGACTGTCCGTCGGCGTCTACGACTACCTCGGCTACAACACCACCTCCTACATGGCCGCCGAGATCAAGAACCCCGGCCGGGTCATTCCCCGCTCGGTGATCTACTCCATCCTCGCCGTCATGGGCATCTACCTGCTCATGCAGGTCGGCACGCTCGGCGTCGTGGACTGGCACCGCATGCTCGACTCCAACGACCCGGCCTCCAGCTCATTGGGTTCGTTGGTGCTGGAGACGGCCTGGGGCAAGGGCGCCGCGCAGGCCATCACGGTCCTGATCCTCGTCACCGCCTTCACCTCGGTGATGACCGGTCTGCTCGGCGGCTCCCGCGTCCCCCACGACGCCGCCCACGACAAGGTGTTCTTCGCCGCGTTCGGCAAGCTGCACCCCAAGCACCGCTTTCCCACCGTCAGCCTGCTGACCATGGGCGTCATCATGGCCGCCGCCTTCTGTCTGAGCCGGCACGCCGGCACCAGCTGGAAGACCCCGCCGCTTGCGGTGCTGATCACCTTCCTGACCACCGTGATGGTGATCGTGCAGTCGTTCTCCCAGGTCGCCGCACTCGTCGTCCTGCGCCGTCGCCAACCGACGCTGAACCGTCCGTACAAGATGTGGCTCTACCCGATCCCGGCGATCATCGCCCTGGCCGGTTGGGCTGTCATCTACGTCTACGCCGACAAGTACTCCGACAAGTACAACGGCCCCGGCCTGCACCCCATCGAATGGTCGCTGGCCTGGGTTGCGCTCGGCGCCGTGGCGTTCCTGATCTGGGCCCGGAAAGAGAAGACCTGGCCCTTCGGACCCAAGGACATCCGCGAGGGATTCCTCGGCCCGAGCAATTCCGAGCCTGAGGCAGCGGTCAAGGAAGACGCGTGA
- a CDS encoding LamG-like jellyroll fold domain-containing protein: protein MISLAAARPAHADAVSITIDGTASGRVFDGVGAISAGGGNSRLLIDYPEPQRSQLLDYLFKPGYGAALQGLKLEVGGDTDSTDGSQPSHEHTRGVIDCHQGNEWWLAQQAKTRNPDLKLAALSEGAPGWIGVDDPNNPNPGHGYFWSTDEINYLMDWLGCAKQNGLTIDYLGGWDERGYDKGWYENLKSALVSHGYSTKVIASDDDNWDVATAMAGDSAFNDAVDIIGAHYPCGYLSQATSCYDSSDAGQQAAIDSGKTLWDSEGGSLDADDGAAAVARSINRGYIDGRMTSFWNWPAIAALYPNLHYGTAGMSIANQPWSGHYSIGKTTWVTAQTTQFVQPGWQYLDSASGYLGSQPNPTGSYVSLKSPNGSDYSTVIETLDANSAQTLNLAVAGGLSTGTVHVWATNVNSSNSDDYFVHTTDITPDDGNYSLTLQPGFVYTLTTTTGQGKGDATSPPAAPLSLPYSDDFQTPAASTSPKYFSDMNGSFNTVPCGGGRTGTCLRQLAPTEPIRWTDENYDAPYTIIGDSSWSDYTVTSDVMLEQPGSIELLGRVGQQETENAGLDAYHLRVSDTGAWSILKSDGDWNFTTLASGTADALGTGTWHTVAFTLQGSTLTASIDGTAVGQATDGTFSTGLAGLGVVGYQTDQFGNFAVTPASGDGSKAR from the coding sequence GTGATCAGTTTGGCCGCCGCGCGGCCCGCACACGCCGACGCGGTGTCGATCACCATCGACGGCACCGCTTCCGGACGGGTCTTCGACGGCGTCGGGGCGATCAGCGCCGGCGGCGGCAACTCCCGCCTGCTGATCGACTACCCGGAGCCACAGCGCAGCCAACTGCTCGACTACCTGTTCAAGCCCGGCTACGGCGCCGCGCTACAGGGTCTGAAGCTCGAGGTCGGTGGGGACACCGACTCCACCGACGGCTCCCAGCCCAGCCATGAACACACCCGCGGTGTCATCGACTGCCACCAGGGCAACGAGTGGTGGCTGGCGCAGCAGGCCAAGACCCGCAACCCCGACCTCAAACTCGCCGCGCTGTCCGAGGGCGCGCCCGGCTGGATCGGCGTCGACGACCCGAACAACCCCAATCCCGGCCACGGCTACTTCTGGTCCACCGACGAGATCAACTACCTGATGGACTGGCTCGGCTGCGCCAAACAGAACGGCCTGACCATCGACTACCTCGGCGGCTGGGACGAACGCGGGTACGACAAGGGCTGGTACGAGAATCTGAAATCGGCCCTGGTCTCCCACGGCTACTCCACGAAGGTCATCGCATCCGACGATGACAACTGGGATGTCGCGACGGCCATGGCCGGCGACTCGGCGTTCAACGACGCCGTCGACATCATCGGTGCGCACTACCCCTGTGGCTACCTCTCGCAAGCCACGAGTTGTTACGACTCCAGCGACGCGGGCCAGCAGGCGGCCATCGACTCCGGCAAGACCCTGTGGGACAGCGAGGGCGGATCGCTGGACGCCGACGACGGGGCGGCGGCGGTGGCCCGGTCGATCAATCGCGGATACATCGATGGCCGCATGACGTCGTTCTGGAACTGGCCCGCCATCGCCGCGCTGTACCCGAACCTGCACTACGGCACCGCCGGGATGTCGATCGCCAACCAGCCCTGGTCCGGCCACTACTCCATCGGCAAGACCACCTGGGTCACCGCACAGACCACCCAGTTCGTACAGCCCGGCTGGCAGTACCTTGACTCAGCCAGCGGATATCTGGGCTCACAGCCCAATCCGACCGGCAGCTACGTGAGCTTGAAGTCGCCGAACGGCTCTGACTACAGCACCGTCATCGAAACCCTCGACGCCAACAGCGCACAGACGCTGAATCTCGCCGTCGCCGGCGGCCTGTCCACCGGGACCGTGCACGTGTGGGCCACGAACGTGAACTCCTCGAACTCCGACGACTACTTCGTCCACACCACCGACATCACACCAGACGACGGCAACTACTCGCTCACCCTGCAGCCCGGATTCGTCTACACCCTGACCACCACCACTGGACAGGGCAAGGGCGATGCCACCTCACCGCCGGCCGCACCACTGAGTTTGCCGTACTCCGATGACTTCCAGACCCCGGCGGCCAGCACCTCCCCGAAGTACTTCTCCGACATGAACGGCTCTTTCAACACCGTTCCCTGCGGCGGCGGCCGCACCGGCACGTGTCTTCGACAGCTGGCACCCACCGAGCCGATCCGCTGGACCGACGAGAACTACGACGCCCCCTACACGATCATCGGCGACAGCTCCTGGAGCGACTACACCGTCACCTCCGACGTCATGCTCGAACAACCCGGCAGCATCGAACTCCTCGGCCGGGTCGGCCAACAGGAAACCGAAAACGCCGGATTGGACGCCTACCACCTGCGCGTCTCCGACACCGGTGCGTGGTCGATCCTGAAGAGCGACGGCGACTGGAACTTCACCACGCTCGCATCCGGGACCGCTGACGCCCTGGGCACCGGCACCTGGCACACCGTCGCCTTCACTCTTCAAGGCTCCACGCTGACCGCCAGCATCGACGGCACCGCCGTCGGCCAGGCCACAGACGGCACCTTCTCGACCGGTCTGGCCGGACTCGGCGTCGTCGGCTACCAGACCGACCAGTTCGGCAACTTCGCCGTGACGCCCGCAAGCGGCGACGGTTCCAAGGCCCGCTGA
- a CDS encoding SMP-30/gluconolactonase/LRE family protein: MKIRHSDPEPLGHERLLLGEGPAYDVETGTLGLVDIDGRAFLTVTDQVTTRASTSDEIGCAVPWDDNLWLAAIGNKVVGLTPDGRRTVFATLPGDPARRANDGKCDPAGRFWVGVMDRDAAPGAASLCAVNPDGQVATVLDGLTIPNGLGWSPDGAVMYVTDTAPGTITAYDFEPDTGTLTEPRTLITIDPRFGGPDGLTVDADGHVWTALWDGGAVLRIAADGAVVGVVELPVPRLASCCFAGPDLTDLIVTTASVALDQETLRRYPESGTTYRMRTDIRGLPSTRFGGRVM, translated from the coding sequence GTGAAGATCCGACACAGTGACCCCGAACCGCTGGGTCATGAACGGCTGCTACTCGGCGAAGGCCCGGCCTACGACGTCGAGACCGGGACGCTCGGGCTGGTGGACATCGACGGCCGGGCCTTCCTCACCGTCACCGACCAGGTCACCACCCGCGCTTCCACGAGCGATGAGATCGGCTGCGCGGTCCCGTGGGATGACAACCTCTGGCTGGCAGCCATCGGCAACAAGGTGGTCGGGCTGACCCCGGACGGTCGCCGGACCGTGTTCGCCACCCTGCCAGGCGATCCCGCACGCCGCGCGAACGACGGCAAGTGTGATCCGGCCGGCCGCTTCTGGGTCGGCGTGATGGACCGCGACGCCGCGCCCGGGGCGGCATCGCTGTGCGCGGTGAACCCCGACGGTCAGGTCGCCACGGTACTGGACGGTCTTACCATCCCCAACGGCCTCGGCTGGTCGCCCGACGGCGCGGTCATGTATGTCACCGACACCGCACCCGGCACCATCACCGCCTACGACTTCGAACCCGACACCGGAACCCTGACCGAACCCCGAACCCTCATCACCATCGACCCCCGCTTCGGCGGCCCGGACGGACTCACCGTCGATGCGGACGGGCATGTCTGGACCGCGCTGTGGGACGGCGGGGCCGTGCTGCGCATCGCGGCGGACGGAGCCGTGGTCGGCGTCGTCGAGCTACCGGTGCCCCGCCTGGCCAGCTGCTGCTTCGCAGGCCCCGACCTGACCGATCTGATCGTCACCACCGCGTCGGTGGCCCTCGACCAGGAGACGTTGCGCCGGTATCCCGAATCGGGCACGACGTACCGGATGCGCACGGATATCCGGGGCCTGCCATCGACGCGCTTCGGAGGTCGCGTCATGTGA
- a CDS encoding sugar kinase, producing MPDLVTLGETMAALAPDRIGPLRHTRHLSLGIAGSESTVAIGVRRLGYTAAWIGRLGDDELGRLVAGTLRSEGVEVCARTDPDAPTGLLLKERRTGSARRVHYYRSGSAGSRLEPADLPAGVIESALVVHMSAITPALSPGAADTTSEVVRRARYVSFDANFRSKLWSAEEFQRCVLGLLPQVDLLFASLHEARILLEDPDGEAEDLAAALRTKGPATVVVTMGRDGAVSVGPSGVHRVAAEFVVEVDPVGAGDSFVAGYLSALLDGAPESQRLRVASRTAAFSVSADGDWEGLPTFEELAASAADDIIR from the coding sequence ATGCCTGACCTTGTCACTCTCGGCGAAACGATGGCCGCGCTCGCACCAGATCGGATCGGCCCGCTGCGCCACACTCGTCACCTGAGCCTGGGCATCGCCGGATCGGAGTCCACGGTCGCGATCGGTGTGCGGCGCCTCGGCTACACCGCCGCGTGGATCGGACGGCTCGGCGACGACGAACTCGGGCGGCTCGTGGCAGGAACGCTGCGGAGCGAGGGCGTCGAGGTCTGTGCGCGTACGGATCCCGACGCGCCTACGGGCTTGCTTCTCAAGGAACGCCGCACCGGCAGCGCCCGACGGGTCCACTACTACCGATCAGGCTCGGCCGGATCGCGGCTGGAGCCCGCCGACCTGCCGGCCGGAGTGATCGAATCAGCGCTGGTCGTCCACATGAGCGCGATCACCCCGGCCCTGTCGCCGGGAGCTGCGGACACCACGAGCGAGGTGGTTCGGCGGGCTCGCTACGTGTCCTTCGATGCCAACTTCCGCTCCAAGCTGTGGTCTGCGGAGGAGTTCCAGCGCTGCGTCCTCGGTCTGCTGCCGCAGGTTGATCTGCTGTTCGCCAGCCTGCACGAAGCCCGAATCCTGCTGGAGGATCCTGACGGCGAGGCTGAGGACCTGGCCGCGGCCTTACGGACGAAGGGGCCGGCCACGGTCGTGGTCACCATGGGCCGGGACGGTGCGGTGTCCGTCGGGCCGTCAGGCGTCCACCGTGTCGCAGCGGAGTTCGTCGTCGAGGTGGACCCGGTCGGTGCCGGGGACTCCTTCGTGGCGGGCTATCTCAGCGCCCTGTTGGACGGTGCCCCCGAGTCGCAACGGCTGCGCGTCGCGAGCCGAACGGCAGCATTCTCGGTCTCAGCCGACGGCGACTGGGAAGGACTGCCCACCTTCGAGGAACTCGCCGCCTCGGCGGCCGACGACATCATCCGCTGA
- a CDS encoding bifunctional 4-hydroxy-2-oxoglutarate aldolase/2-dehydro-3-deoxy-phosphogluconate aldolase: protein MNLTQELAAHRLLAIVRASSGEHLIPALHTLIEAGVRAVEVTLPTPGSLQAVSALLAQAGASGINVAIGVGTVTSTDDVRRAADSGAQFVVSPHFDPAIVAVAKLRSLGALPGVFTPTEALRAWHAGASAVKLFPASSLGPGFLAAIRQPLPGLPVVPTGGVGLNDVVPWLDAGALAVAVGSPLMGDALQSGDMVALRRRAESFLAVVGSCTNA, encoded by the coding sequence ATGAACCTGACGCAGGAACTCGCCGCCCATCGGCTGCTCGCGATCGTGCGTGCGTCATCGGGCGAACACCTCATCCCCGCTCTCCACACGTTGATCGAGGCCGGGGTGCGCGCCGTGGAGGTGACGCTGCCGACGCCGGGAAGTCTCCAGGCGGTCTCAGCTTTGCTTGCCCAGGCCGGCGCCAGCGGCATCAACGTCGCCATCGGTGTCGGAACCGTGACGAGCACTGACGATGTCCGGCGGGCCGCCGACAGCGGAGCGCAGTTCGTGGTGTCTCCGCACTTCGACCCGGCGATCGTGGCCGTGGCGAAACTGCGTAGCCTGGGTGCGCTGCCCGGGGTGTTCACTCCGACTGAAGCCCTGCGCGCTTGGCACGCTGGAGCCAGCGCGGTGAAGCTCTTCCCGGCCTCCAGTTTGGGACCCGGGTTCCTCGCCGCGATACGTCAGCCGCTCCCGGGCCTGCCCGTGGTACCGACCGGCGGTGTCGGACTGAACGATGTCGTGCCGTGGCTCGATGCCGGTGCGCTCGCCGTCGCGGTGGGCTCGCCCCTGATGGGCGACGCACTCCAGAGCGGCGACATGGTCGCCTTGCGACGGCGAGCCGAGTCCTTTCTGGCCGTTGTGGGGAGCTGCACTAATGCCTGA